In one window of Paracoccus saliphilus DNA:
- a CDS encoding acyl carrier protein, producing the protein MSDIADRVKKIVVEHLGVDEDKVAESASFIDDLGADSLDTVELVMAFEEEFGIEIPDDAAETIQTVGDAVTFIKGAV; encoded by the coding sequence ATGAGCGATATCGCTGATCGCGTGAAAAAGATCGTTGTCGAGCATTTGGGCGTCGATGAGGACAAGGTGGCCGAGTCTGCCTCGTTCATCGATGACCTGGGCGCAGACAGCCTCGATACTGTGGAACTGGTGATGGCCTTCGAAGAAGAGTTCGGCATCGAGATTCCCGATGACGCCGCAGAGACGATTCAAACCGTTGGCGACGCGGTGACGTTCATCAAGGGCGCCGTCTGA
- the fabG gene encoding 3-oxoacyl-ACP reductase FabG, with the protein MFDLTGKNALVTGASGGIGGAIAEALHSAGATVALSGTREAPLQELAAKLGERAHVVPANLADAEAVAALPKAAADAMGSVDILVNNAGITRDNLFMRMSDEEWSQVLDVNLTSVFQLSRAVLRGMMKARWGRIVNITSVVGATGNPGQGNYAAAKAGLVGMSKSLAYEVASRGITVNCVAPGFIETAMTDKLNDEQKGKILGQIPVGRMGSPTEIAGAVAYLASAEAGYVTGATLHVNGGMAMV; encoded by the coding sequence ATGTTTGATTTGACGGGAAAGAACGCGCTGGTGACCGGCGCGTCGGGCGGAATCGGCGGCGCGATCGCCGAGGCGTTGCATTCGGCGGGGGCTACGGTCGCGCTGTCGGGAACGCGCGAGGCGCCGTTGCAGGAACTGGCCGCGAAGCTGGGGGAGCGGGCGCATGTGGTGCCAGCGAATCTGGCGGATGCCGAAGCTGTCGCCGCGCTGCCCAAGGCGGCGGCGGATGCGATGGGATCGGTGGATATCCTGGTCAACAATGCCGGGATCACGCGGGACAACCTGTTCATGCGGATGTCCGACGAGGAATGGAGCCAGGTCCTGGACGTCAACCTGACCAGCGTGTTTCAACTGTCCCGGGCGGTGCTGCGCGGGATGATGAAGGCGCGTTGGGGGCGGATCGTGAATATCACCTCGGTCGTTGGCGCGACGGGAAATCCGGGGCAGGGCAATTATGCCGCGGCCAAGGCGGGATTGGTCGGCATGTCGAAAAGCCTTGCCTACGAGGTGGCGAGCCGGGGGATCACGGTGAACTGCGTCGCCCCCGGTTTCATCGAGACGGCGATGACCGACAAGCTGAATGACGAGCAGAAAGGCAAGATCCTGGGGCAAATTCCCGTCGGTCGCATGGGCAGCCCCACCGAGATCGCCGGGGCCGTCGCTTACCTGGCCAGCGCCGAGGCCGGTTACGTGACCGGGGCCACGCTGCATGTGAATGGCGGAATGGCAATGGTCTGA
- the fabD gene encoding ACP S-malonyltransferase: MRAFVFPGQGAQTVGMGRDLAEAYPAARDVFAEVDEALGEKLSALIWEGDIETLTLTQNAQPALMAASMAAFRAMETEGIDISAASYVAGHSLGEYSALCAAGALTLADTAQLLRLRGRAMQEAVPVGQGAMAAILGLDFETVDRIAREVAGDEVVQAANDNDPAQVVISGHKDAVERAAAAAKEAGAKRALMLPVSAPFHSVLMQPAAAVMADALAGVDIQAPAVPLIANVRAEPVTEPGAIRRLLVEQVTGTVRWRESVVHLVEAGVTEFWEIGAGKALSGMIKRISREAVVKNIGVSADIAALKG, from the coding sequence ATGCGGGCATTTGTGTTTCCGGGGCAGGGTGCGCAGACCGTGGGTATGGGGCGCGACCTGGCCGAGGCCTATCCGGCGGCGCGTGACGTGTTCGCCGAGGTGGACGAGGCGCTTGGCGAGAAATTGTCGGCGCTGATCTGGGAGGGCGATATCGAGACGCTGACGCTGACGCAGAACGCGCAGCCGGCGCTGATGGCGGCCTCGATGGCGGCGTTCCGGGCGATGGAGACCGAGGGGATCGACATTTCCGCCGCCAGCTATGTCGCCGGGCATTCCCTGGGCGAATATTCGGCCCTCTGCGCAGCGGGAGCGCTGACGCTGGCCGATACGGCGCAGCTCTTGCGCCTGCGCGGGCGGGCCATGCAGGAGGCGGTGCCGGTCGGGCAGGGCGCGATGGCGGCGATCCTTGGGCTCGATTTCGAGACGGTGGACCGCATCGCGCGCGAGGTGGCGGGCGACGAGGTCGTGCAGGCCGCCAATGACAATGATCCGGCGCAGGTGGTGATCTCGGGTCACAAGGATGCCGTGGAGCGTGCCGCCGCTGCCGCGAAGGAGGCGGGGGCGAAGCGGGCGCTGATGCTGCCGGTATCAGCTCCGTTCCATTCGGTGCTGATGCAGCCTGCCGCCGCGGTCATGGCGGATGCGTTGGCCGGGGTGGATATCCAGGCGCCCGCCGTGCCGCTGATCGCCAATGTCCGCGCCGAGCCGGTGACAGAGCCTGGCGCGATTCGGCGGCTGTTGGTCGAGCAGGTAACCGGCACGGTCCGCTGGCGCGAATCGGTGGTACATCTGGTCGAGGCGGGCGTGACCGAGTTCTGGGAGATCGGCGCGGGCAAGGCACTGTCGGGCATGATCAAGCGGATTTCGCGCGAGGCGGTGGTGAAGAATATCGGCGTGTCGGCGGATATCGCCGCGTTGAAGGGGTGA
- the ndk gene encoding nucleoside-diphosphate kinase has product MSTERTLSIIKPDATKRNLTGKINAKFEEAGLRIVAQKRIKLSPEQAGKFYEVHKERPFYGELVEFMASEPVVVQVLEGESAIAKNREVMGATNPADAAEGTIRKEFALSVGENSVHGSDAPETAAQEIAFFFSGLELVG; this is encoded by the coding sequence ATGTCCACCGAACGCACCCTGTCGATCATCAAGCCCGATGCCACCAAGCGCAATCTGACCGGCAAGATCAACGCCAAATTCGAAGAAGCGGGCCTGCGCATCGTCGCGCAGAAGCGCATCAAGCTGTCGCCCGAGCAGGCCGGCAAGTTCTACGAGGTTCACAAGGAACGCCCCTTCTATGGCGAATTGGTGGAATTCATGGCCTCGGAGCCGGTGGTGGTGCAGGTGCTGGAAGGCGAGAGCGCCATTGCCAAGAACCGCGAAGTGATGGGCGCGACCAACCCGGCCGATGCTGCCGAGGGCACGATCCGCAAGGAATTCGCCCTGTCGGTCGGCGAGAACTCGGTTCACGGCTCGGATGCGCCGGAAACTGCCGCGCAGGAAATCGCGTTCTTCTTTTCGGGGCTGGAACTGGTCGGCTGA
- a CDS encoding GNAT family N-acetyltransferase has product MQPFRKGQYQARLAETPEDIRAAQRLRWLCFIARNEAGDGGDQVDSDALDAECRHMLVEDMTTGQLLCCFRFLPLSGGSEIARSYSAQFYNLDALADFDGPMVEMGRFCIHPEARDPNILRIAWAAMTRFVDEAGIEMLFGCSSFTGTEPEEHAEAFAMLKERHLAPRRWLPRVKAPKVFRFARALRLRKPDPKRAMATMPPLLRSYLAMGGWVSDHAVVDSSLRTMHVFTGVEIRAIPPARKRLLRAVAG; this is encoded by the coding sequence ATGCAACCATTCCGCAAGGGCCAGTATCAGGCGAGACTGGCCGAAACGCCCGAGGATATCCGCGCAGCGCAGCGCCTGCGCTGGCTGTGCTTCATTGCCCGCAACGAAGCGGGCGACGGCGGCGACCAGGTCGATAGCGACGCGCTGGATGCGGAATGCCGCCACATGCTGGTCGAGGACATGACAACCGGGCAGCTTCTCTGCTGTTTCCGCTTCCTGCCCCTGTCCGGCGGGTCCGAGATCGCCCGCAGCTATTCGGCCCAGTTCTACAATCTCGACGCATTGGCGGATTTCGACGGTCCGATGGTCGAGATGGGGCGTTTCTGCATCCATCCCGAGGCCCGCGATCCGAATATTCTGCGGATTGCATGGGCGGCCATGACCCGCTTCGTCGACGAGGCCGGGATCGAAATGCTGTTCGGCTGCTCCAGCTTTACCGGCACCGAACCCGAAGAACATGCCGAGGCCTTCGCCATGCTCAAGGAACGCCATCTCGCCCCCCGCCGCTGGCTGCCGCGGGTCAAGGCGCCGAAGGTCTTCCGCTTCGCCCGCGCCCTGCGTCTGCGCAAGCCCGACCCAAAACGGGCGATGGCCACGATGCCGCCGCTCTTGCGCAGCTACCTGGCCATGGGCGGTTGGGTCAGCGATCACGCGGTGGTCGATTCCTCGCTTCGGACAATGCATGTCTTTACCGGTGTCGAGATCCGCGCCATCCCCCCGGCCCGTAAGCGGCTCTTGCGCGCGGTCGCGGGATAG
- a CDS encoding trimeric intracellular cation channel family protein — MSFAGLLVMLDYGAVLIFALTGALVASRAQLDPVGFIFMAALTAVGGGTLRDLILGRETVFWVEQPTYILIAAGAALLVFWTAHLFESRYRLLVWLDSVALAVAVAAGVGVAMEEGYGPVIIVIMGIVTGTFGGLMRDVVGNEVPLVLKQGQLYLTAAFGGALMAAGLDWLGFQRGEALIACAVIVWVLRAGSLIWGWKLPVYRPRPPRTRG; from the coding sequence ATGAGCTTTGCGGGTCTGCTTGTCATGCTCGACTATGGCGCGGTGCTGATTTTCGCGCTGACCGGGGCGCTGGTTGCCAGCCGGGCGCAGCTCGATCCGGTGGGGTTCATCTTCATGGCGGCGCTGACGGCGGTGGGCGGCGGCACCTTGCGTGACCTGATCCTTGGGCGCGAGACGGTGTTCTGGGTCGAACAGCCAACCTATATCCTAATCGCAGCCGGGGCTGCCCTGCTGGTTTTCTGGACCGCGCATCTGTTCGAGAGCCGCTATCGCCTGTTGGTCTGGCTGGATAGCGTGGCGCTGGCCGTGGCCGTCGCCGCAGGGGTCGGCGTGGCGATGGAGGAAGGTTATGGCCCTGTTATCATTGTCATTATGGGCATCGTGACCGGTACGTTCGGCGGGCTCATGCGCGATGTCGTCGGCAATGAAGTGCCGCTAGTGCTGAAACAGGGACAGCTTTACCTGACAGCGGCCTTTGGCGGGGCGCTGATGGCGGCGGGGCTGGATTGGCTGGGTTTCCAGCGCGGGGAAGCCTTGATTGCCTGCGCCGTCATCGTTTGGGTGCTGCGTGCGGGCAGCCTGATCTGGGGCTGGAAGCTGCCGGTCTATCGGCCACGTCCGCCCCGGACGCGGGGCTAG
- the rnhA gene encoding ribonuclease HI produces MTRLFAWTDGACSGNPGPGGWGVLLRAMDGERIVKERELQGGEAATTNNRMELMAAISALETLTRPSEITITTDSAYVKNGVSQWIHGWKKNGWRTAGRKPVKNVELWQRLDEARARHKVEWCWIKGHAGHAENERADELARAGMAPFK; encoded by the coding sequence GTGACAAGGCTTTTCGCATGGACGGATGGGGCGTGCAGCGGCAATCCCGGCCCCGGTGGCTGGGGCGTCCTGCTGCGCGCGATGGATGGCGAACGGATCGTGAAAGAGCGGGAATTGCAGGGCGGAGAAGCCGCGACGACCAATAACCGCATGGAGCTGATGGCCGCGATCTCGGCATTGGAGACGCTGACGCGGCCAAGCGAAATCACCATCACGACTGACAGCGCCTATGTGAAAAACGGTGTCAGCCAATGGATTCACGGCTGGAAGAAGAATGGCTGGCGCACGGCCGGCAGGAAGCCGGTCAAGAATGTCGAACTCTGGCAGCGGCTGGACGAGGCCCGGGCGCGGCACAAGGTCGAATGGTGCTGGATCAAGGGGCATGCAGGTCATGCCGAGAATGAGCGGGCGGACGAGCTTGCGCGCGCCGGGATGGCGCCGTTCAAATGA
- a CDS encoding LysE family translocator: protein MSFEYLLTAFIVCVVPGLGVIYTLSSTLGGGMRAGLWAALGCTIATVIHMLVAMAGLAALLHTSALLFQAVKFAGVAYLLWMAWGALQGSGGLQFGAGEPTPAGRLVWRGVLLNLLNPKLPMFFMAFLPQFLPVGAGLGALLELGLGFAGMTFGVFVIYAGLAASGRDALLASERAMRWMRRIFAASFAMLGLKLAVSRA, encoded by the coding sequence ATGAGTTTCGAATACCTTTTGACCGCTTTCATCGTTTGTGTCGTGCCGGGGCTGGGTGTGATCTACACGTTGTCCTCGACATTGGGCGGGGGAATGCGGGCCGGGCTCTGGGCCGCGCTCGGCTGCACGATCGCCACGGTCATCCATATGCTGGTCGCCATGGCCGGGCTGGCGGCATTGCTGCATACCAGTGCCCTGTTGTTCCAGGCGGTGAAATTCGCCGGTGTCGCCTATCTGCTCTGGATGGCCTGGGGCGCCTTGCAAGGCTCGGGCGGATTGCAATTCGGCGCCGGAGAGCCGACTCCTGCCGGACGGCTGGTCTGGCGCGGGGTCCTGCTTAATCTGCTCAATCCCAAGCTGCCGATGTTCTTCATGGCCTTCCTGCCGCAATTCCTGCCCGTCGGGGCCGGGTTGGGGGCGCTGCTCGAACTAGGCCTGGGTTTTGCCGGGATGACATTCGGGGTGTTCGTCATCTATGCGGGTCTGGCGGCCAGCGGACGTGACGCCTTGCTGGCGTCGGAGCGTGCGATGCGCTGGATGAGGCGGATCTTCGCGGCGTCCTTCGCGATGCTGGGATTGAAACTGGCGGTGAGCCGGGCGTGA